A single region of the Bacteroides luhongzhouii genome encodes:
- the bexA gene encoding multidrug efflux MATE transporter BexA has translation MKTKYSYKQIWTITYPILISLIMEQMIGMTDTAFLGRVGEIELGASAIAGVYYLAIFMMAFGFSIGAQILIARRNGEGNYKEIGPIFYQGIYFLLAMAVILFTFSIVFSPHILKNIISSPHIYDAAESYIHWRVYGFFFSFIMVMFRAFFVGTTQTKTLTLNSIVMVLSNVVFNYILIFGKFGFPQLGIAGAAIGSSLAEMVSVIFFTIYTWKRIDCKKYALNILPKFHGKTLKRILNVSVWTMIQNFVSLSTWFMFFLFVEHLGERSLAIANIIRNVSGIPFMIAMAFASTCGSLVSNLIGAGEQDCVRGTIKQHIRIGYIFVLPILAFFCLFPDLILRIYTDIPDLRAASVPSLWVLCSAYLVLVPANVYFQSVSGTGNTRTALAMELCVLAIYVTYSAYFIMYLRMDVAFAWTTECVYGTFILLFCYWYMKKGNWQKKKI, from the coding sequence CAGTCTGATTATGGAACAAATGATCGGCATGACAGACACGGCCTTTCTGGGACGTGTGGGAGAAATCGAACTGGGAGCTTCTGCTATCGCAGGAGTATACTATCTTGCCATCTTTATGATGGCATTCGGCTTCAGCATTGGTGCGCAGATATTAATTGCCCGCCGCAACGGAGAAGGAAATTACAAGGAAATCGGACCGATTTTCTATCAGGGCATTTATTTCCTGCTTGCCATGGCAGTGATTTTATTCACGTTCTCCATCGTATTTTCACCACATATCTTAAAGAATATCATATCGTCTCCTCACATTTACGATGCAGCCGAAAGTTATATTCACTGGCGTGTGTACGGTTTCTTCTTCTCTTTTATCATGGTCATGTTCCGCGCCTTCTTTGTAGGTACGACACAAACCAAAACACTGACACTGAACTCTATTGTGATGGTGCTTTCAAACGTAGTATTCAACTATATCCTGATCTTCGGTAAATTCGGTTTCCCGCAACTGGGAATTGCCGGCGCTGCCATCGGTTCGTCACTGGCCGAAATGGTATCGGTGATTTTCTTTACCATCTATACCTGGAAACGGATTGACTGCAAGAAATATGCGTTGAACATATTGCCCAAATTCCATGGAAAAACACTGAAACGCATACTGAATGTTTCTGTGTGGACAATGATTCAGAATTTCGTTTCTTTATCCACTTGGTTCATGTTCTTCCTGTTTGTGGAACATTTGGGAGAGCGGTCATTAGCGATTGCCAATATCATCCGCAACGTGTCGGGGATACCGTTTATGATTGCAATGGCATTTGCTTCCACCTGCGGTTCACTGGTAAGTAACCTGATCGGTGCAGGCGAACAGGATTGTGTACGGGGAACTATCAAGCAACATATCCGTATCGGATATATCTTTGTATTGCCGATCCTAGCGTTTTTCTGCTTATTCCCGGATCTGATTCTGCGCATTTATACAGACATCCCGGATCTAAGAGCGGCATCCGTACCTTCACTGTGGGTACTGTGTTCTGCCTATCTGGTGCTGGTGCCTGCCAATGTTTATTTCCAATCGGTATCAGGTACGGGAAATACGCGGACTGCATTGGCTATGGAACTTTGTGTACTGGCTATCTATGTCACATACTCTGCATATTTCATCATGTATCTGCGAATGGATGTCGCATTTGCCTGGACAACGGAATGTGTGTACGGTACTTTTATACTGTTGTTCTGCTACTGGTATATGAAGAAAGGAAACTGGCAGAAAAAAAAGATTTAA
- a CDS encoding fimbrillin family protein, with protein MKLHLLGGSCLLALLSACSAGEEEQTKIPEVPVKQIPITLNCVASNVSVNAKESVHTRVTDWGYESQDKIGLYVVNYNGTTPGTLQNNGNHVNNMRFTYGSDGTWTPDKEIFWKDENTKADFYCYFPYATLSDISAHSFSVKEDQSTEQAYKASEFLYGKTSGVAPTEDAVSITTKHIFSCAVINVKAGNGFTDEILAQSTISVKMNGIKTGATVNLTNGTATATGTAKTILPLENGNNRSYKALVVPQTASGDNFITVNIDGRDFNLNKEFTFVGGKRHTFSVTVSKTSNGINVGIGAWEDDDIDNGGVAE; from the coding sequence ATGAAATTGCATCTATTAGGGGGAAGTTGTCTTTTGGCACTATTAAGTGCTTGTTCGGCAGGGGAAGAGGAGCAAACAAAGATACCTGAAGTACCTGTAAAACAGATTCCCATCACATTGAATTGTGTAGCAAGTAATGTAAGTGTCAACGCAAAAGAAAGCGTTCATACTCGCGTCACTGACTGGGGCTATGAGAGCCAGGACAAAATCGGATTGTATGTCGTGAACTACAACGGCACAACACCGGGAACATTGCAAAACAACGGCAATCATGTGAATAACATGAGATTCACGTATGGCAGCGACGGTACATGGACACCGGACAAAGAAATCTTTTGGAAAGATGAAAACACCAAGGCGGATTTCTACTGTTATTTTCCGTATGCTACACTTTCGGACATTTCCGCACATTCTTTCTCTGTGAAAGAAGATCAGTCTACTGAACAGGCTTACAAGGCAAGTGAATTCCTGTACGGCAAGACTTCGGGAGTGGCACCTACGGAAGATGCTGTCAGCATTACGACCAAGCATATTTTCAGTTGTGCAGTTATCAACGTGAAGGCAGGCAACGGATTCACAGACGAAATTCTGGCACAATCGACCATAAGCGTAAAGATGAACGGAATAAAGACCGGAGCAACTGTCAACCTCACCAACGGCACAGCTACGGCAACGGGAACAGCCAAAACAATTCTTCCGCTCGAAAATGGAAATAACCGTTCGTACAAAGCGCTGGTTGTACCTCAAACAGCTTCGGGAGATAATTTCATCACCGTCAATATTGATGGCAGAGACTTCAATCTCAACAAGGAATTTACTTTCGTCGGAGGAAAAAGGCATACTTTCTCCGTAACCGTGAGCAAGACTAGCAATGGTATTAATGTCGGCATTGGGGCTTGGGAAGATGACGATATAGATAATGGTGGCGTAGCCGAATAA